A genomic segment from Fusarium fujikuroi IMI 58289 draft genome, chromosome FFUJ_chr04 encodes:
- a CDS encoding related to Type 2C Protein Phosphatase, whose product MNRAAVRTLRTTSPSTVRTLSRTPRRGFAVSSFTLAQARSKASAHARNARRNPAGAIPLRSSMYFRRLPVALVSSIVVGYGAWYSLNSSDTPSSVVGPRTSLASTQTADVLPTRTVLVVGADELRQGTIVGEGPISKATSDDGRRIVEMLTPDQATQKLRRLEQSFSVSRGQGVTRYDLVQLPSNDPIEDDHAEKIVQVPSRSSVETDNSDWMFWGVFDGHSGWTTSATLRESLINYVARELNETYKKASGDLPSEDAVNLAIKTGFNNLDNEIVHKSVEKVFKGGSKTVAAEILQPALSGSCALLSFYDSRSNLLRVACTGDSRAVLGRRAGNGKWTATALSEDQTGSNPQEVERMRKEHPGEDHVIRNGRVLGGLEPSRAFGDAVYKWSRDVAWKLRENFFGRSPSPLLKTPPYVTAEPIVTTTKVHPENGDFLVLATDGLWEMLTNEEVVGLVGKWIETQGQSGTNSQFDAAWNKIFGSSKTPLPVEESKTAGPDGNKTPIRVQQWGIDPDAKDRFTVKDKNVATHLVRNALGGNNDEQVCALLTLPSPFSRRYRDDLTVQVIFFGHGEKTGEVTVNLEATAGEGVKAKL is encoded by the exons ATGAATCGAGCCGCAGTGAGAACCTTAAGGACGACCTCACCTTCGACCGTCCGCACCCTCTCCCGCACTCCTCGTCGTGGCTTTGCCGTCTCGTCCTTCACTCTCGCCCAGGCAAGATCCAAGGCTAGTGCACACGCTCGAAACGCTCGCCGCAACCCTGCAGGTGCCATTCCCTTGAGGTCCTCTATGTACTTTCGTCGCCTGCCAGTCGCGCTGGTATCCAGTATCGTTGTCGGATACGGCGCCTGGTACTCTCTGAACAGCTCTGATACCCCTAGCTCGGTTGTAGGCCCTAGGACTAGCCTCGCATCGACTCAGACAGCGGATGTATTACCAACTCGGACTGTTCTCGTAGTGGGCGCCGACGAACTTAGACAAGGCACCATTGTTGGCGAGGGGCCCATCTCCAAGGCAACTAGTGACGACGGGCGTCGCATCGTCGAAATGTTGACACCCGACCAAGCAACGCAGAAGCTTCGTCGCCTCGAACAGTCTTTTTCCGTCAGCCGAGGACAGGGCGTCACACGTTACGACCTGGTACAGCTGCCCAGTAACGACCCAATCGAGGACGATCACGCCGAGAAGATTGTCCAAGTCCCAAGCAGATCTTCCGTCGAGACAGATAACAGCGATTGGATGTTTTGGGGTGTTTTCGACGGCCATTC GGGATGGACTACTTCTGCAACCTTGAGGGAAAGCCTGATTAACTACGTCGCCCGCGAATTGAACGAAACTTATAAGAAGGCTTCCGGCGATCTTCCTTCTGAGGATGCAGTAAATCTGGCCATCAAGACTGGGTTCAACAACCTGGATAACGAGATCGTCCACAAGAGCGTGGAGAAGGTGTTTAAGGGCGGTTCCAAGACCGTCGCAGCCGAGATTCTACAGCCCGCACTATCAGGATCGTGCGCCCTGCTATCATTCTACGACAGCCGCAGCAACCTCCTACGGGTTGCATGCACTGGTGACTCTCGCGCAGTCCTTGGTCGCAGAGCAGGGAACGGAAAGTGGACAGCCACTGCTCTGTCAGAAGATCAGACGGGTAGCAACCCTCAAGAGGTTGAGCGCATGCGCAAGGAGCATCCTGGGGAGGACCACGTCATCCGAAATGGCCGTGTTCTTGGTGGATTAGAGCCCAGTCGTGCCTTTGGAGACGCCGTCTACAAGTGGAGCAGAGATGTTGCCTGGAAGTTGCGCGAGAACTTCTTTGGTCGCAGCCCTTCACCTCTTTTAAAGACTCCTCCCTATGTCACCGCCGAGCCTATCGTTACAACTACCAAGGTCCACCCTGAGAATGGCGATTTCCTTGTCCTGGCAACCGATGGCCTCTGGGAGATGCTCACCAATGAAGAGGTTGTTGGCCTTGTAGGCAAGTGGATTGAGACCCAGGGACAGTCTGGAACCAATTCACAGTTTGATGCTGCATGGAACAAGATCTTTGGCTCATCAAAAACACCATTACCCGTTGAGGAGAGCAAGACCGCCGGACCCGATGGCAACAAGACCCCCATCCGCGTTCAGCAATGGGGTATTGACCCGGATGCTAAGGATCGGTTCACAGTGAAGGATAAGAATGTTGCTACACACCTTGTCCGAAACGCCCTTGGTGGCAACAACGACGAGCAGGTCTGTGCTTTGCTCACGCTGCCCTCGCCTTTCTCACGACGATACCG TGATGATTTGACTGTTCaagtcatcttcttcggccaCGGGGAGAAGACAGGCGAGGTAACTGTCAATCTCGAGGCTACAGCTGGAGAAGGTGTCAAGGCGAAGCTATAA
- a CDS encoding related to RNA-binding protein pumilio, with product MSSAGSTGVSPERTVPIFAANVHAENSNPLPLTPGSKEAGKSIPAKKNIAALSTSKLANQGLPKVKQNVYPVDKLLAKLSEQQSALNQQNDANKLRDETNQYARAFDHASSSNSLPVTPATDAFPSTAPTTRPASATLDEARSESEEVMRLKLQLAQAQNEISKLDQELAETRVVKTTAEVPPFGTRGPVYPPRENTWGPPDDSHSDTSDAMSASTFNRTREIWGNQPIFANTVQAPVIEPTPGKWLGGRVFSQPCSEPTGTPFPVMEGYRSERLTPDTEMMRSNYGRRGNRFEGRFNSPQPFGPGYGGGLNSPMNQSDYMGSPAPGTPLNAPQGLGPMGVYPPYPNPAGTPLSPHASEFTTGSGWKNEVGLPALYSHRTLNPRQVLAPDDQTYLAPTEPLNYRRLLDRNVNCNWKYIVDKIVCNNDQQASIFLQQKLKVGTADQKFEIVDAIVAQAYPLMINRFGNFLVQRCFEHGTPDQVINIAEAIRGNTLNLSMDPFGCHVVQKAFDSVPENFKAIMVHELLRRIPETVIHRYACHVWQKLFELRWTESPPQIMKFVNDALRGMWHEVALGETGSLVVQNIFENCLEEDKRPCIEEVLANIDIVAHGQFGNWCIQHICEHGAPPDRSRAIDHVIRYAAEYSTDQFASKVVEKCLKIGGAEFLGRYLDRVCEGRRDRTRIPLIDIASDQYGNYLIQWILNNASPQHREIVAAHIRKHMVSLRGSKFGSRVGMLCTNHAVATRPGPGAGPGMGGRMGPGPRYNNGYR from the exons ATGTCTTCAGCTGGGTCTACTGGGGTCTCTCCTGAACGGACTGTTCCCATCTTCGCTGCCAATGTGCACGCCGAAAACTCAAATCCCTTGCCACTTACCCCGGGCTCG AAGGAAGCCGGCAAGAGCATTCCTGCAAAGAAGAACATCGCCGCTCTATCCACTTCGAAGTTGGCGAACCAAGGCCTTCCAAAGGTGAAACAAAAC GTGTACCCTGTGGATAAACTCCTTGCAAAGCTCTCTGAGCAGCAATCTGCCCTGAATCAGCAAAACGATGCCAACAAGCTCAGGGACGAAACCAACCAGTATGCGAGAGCATTTGATCATGCATCTTCGAGCAACTCTCTCCCCGTCACTCCTGCTACTGATGCTTTCCCAAGCACAGCTCCTACCACGCGCCCTGCAAGTGCCACCTTGGATGAAGCTCGTAGCGAGAGCGAAGAGGTAATGCGTTTGAAGTTACAGCTCGCCCAGGCACAGAACGAAATCTCGAAGCTTGATCAGGAACTAGCCGAGACACGCGTTGTGAAAACCACAGCCGAAGTGCCCCCTTTCGGAACTCGTGGTCCAGTCTATCCCCCTCGCGAGAATACCTGGGGCCCTCCCGACGACAGTCACTCTGACACCAGTGACGCCATGTCCGCTTCGACATTCAATCGTACCCGAGAGATATGGGGCAACCAGCCAATCTTTGCCAACACAGTCCAGGCACCAGTCATTGAACCAACCCCAGGAAAATGGCTCGGAGGGCGTGTCTTCAGCCAACCTTGTTCTGAACCTACCGGAACGCCCTTTCCCGTGATGGAAGGATACCGAAGTGAACGCCTGACCCCAGATACGGAGATGATGCGATCGAACTACGGGCGTCGAGGAAACCGCTTCGAGGGCCGTTTCAACTCACCTCAACCATTCGGACCTGGCTACGGAGGAGGACTTAATAGTCCCATGAATCAGTCCGACTACATGGGAAGTCCTGCACCTGGCACACCGTTGAATGCTCCCCAAGGGTTGGGTCCTATGGGTGTGTATCCACCGTATCCCAACCCTGCTGGGACACCTCTCTCACCTCACGCTTCCGAGTTTACCACTGGTTCTGGATGGAAGAATGAGGTTGGTTTGCCTGCGTTGTACTCACACAGAACGCTAAACCCGAGACAGGTGTTGGCGCCCGATGACCAGACCTACCTCGCTCCGACAGAGCCGCTGAATTATCGCCGTCTTTTGGATCGTAACGTGAACTGCAACTGGAAGTATATTGTTGACAAGATAGTCTGCAACAACGATCAACAAGCTTCCATCTTCCTGcagcagaagctcaaggtcggAACCGCTGACCAGAAGTTCGAAATTGTCGACGCAATCGTCGCCCAGGCCTATCCATTGATGATCAATCGCTTTGGCAACTTTTTGGTGCAGCGATGCTTTGAGCATGGGACACCTGACcaagtcatcaacatcgCGGAAGCCATTCGGGGCAACACGCTGAATCTTTCTATGGATCCCTTCGGATGTCACGTCGTTCAAAAGGCATTTGACTCTGTTCCTGAAAACTTCAAGGCTATCATGGTTCACGAACTTCTTCGTCGAATCCCTGAGACGGTCATTCACCGTTATGCCTGCCACGTCTGGCAGAAGCTTTTTGAGCTGCGTTGGACAGAGTCACCCCCACAGATCATGAAATTTGTCAATGACGCTCTGAGGGGCATGTGGCATGAGGTTGCCCTGGGAGAGACTGGTAGTCTTGTTGTGCAGAATATTTTTGAAAACTGCCTCGAAGAGGATAAG CGCCCTTGTATCGAAGAAGTCCTTGCCAACATTGATATCGTCGCCCATGGGCAATTTGGCAACTGGTGTATCCAGCATATTTGTGAACACGGTGCTCCCCCGGATCGCAGTCGAGCTATTGACCATGTTATTCGTTACGCCGCTGAGTACAGTACCGATCAGTTCGCTTCGAAGGTCGTCGAGAAGTGTCTCAAAATTGGAGGTGCAGAATTCCTTGGTCGTTATCTGGACCGAGTCTGTGAAGGTCGTCGTGACCGTACTCGCATCCCACTGATTGACATTGCAAGTGACCAATACGGCAACTATCTCATTCAGTGGATTCTTAACAATGCCTCTCCCCAGCATCGCGAAATCGTTGCTGCCCACATCAGAAAGCACATGGTTTCACTGCGAGGTTCCAAGTTTGGCTCCCGAGTTGGTATGCTCTGTACCAACCACGCGGTCGCAACTCGTCCTGGTCCTGGTGCTGGCCCTGGGATGGGTGGACGCATGGGACCTGGGCCGCGCTACAACAATGGTTACCGCTGA
- a CDS encoding related to RSM27 Mitochondrial ribosomal protein, small subunit, with product MSVPRARILDLVKAQCQVFATSYNPEGVRMGNKVLRQRLRGPAMAAYYPRKTATIKDLKREFGPTLATWDEGEEDRFEYIEELKLRGKSAPKKKKGPPAPTHKKR from the exons ATGAGTGTCCCACGAGCGCGTATACTGGACTTGGTAAAG GCGCAATGCCAGGTCTTCGCGACCTCATACAACCCCGAAGGTGTACGCATGGGCAACAAGGTCCTACGACAGAGATTAAGAGGACCGGCCATGGCGGCTTACTATCCTCGGAAGACAGCGAcgatcaaggatctcaagcgAGAGTTCGGACCGACACTGGCTACCTGGGAcgagggtgaggaggatCGCTTCGAGTATATTGAAGA GCTCAAGCTCCGCGGAAAGAGTgcacccaagaagaagaagggaccTCCAG CTCCCACTCACAAGAAGCGATAA
- a CDS encoding related to Ribonuclease III: MSKRPNQDDHSVENEPRKRVQLVSEKVPLTGTIASVAPGVSRWTVADIPPCLPPLPPISPELEEQVFRHPGLGWPNYERLEWYGDAALEMISTELVFETFDSLPTGRSSQLREQLVRNLTLSDYYRQYGMQYKTKIPTDMGSMVDLISRSGRDKETIKIQGDVFEAYVGAVVKSDPHGAANAVAWLKALWAGTIKDQIRQAEQHRKNVLKGQRFLARSSATTAPTEQTVTTQAKPTVGPKAPSSNKERLARSIVVRGIKLRYEDMPCNKKDKNLNLPLFTIGVYLDGWGEAGKLLGFGTALGKKEAGEKAAKSVLENKKQLKVYEAKKEAWIKEAREKESATQA; this comes from the coding sequence ATGTCTAAAAGGCCGAACCAAGATGATCACAGCGTAGAGAATGAGCCACGCAAGCGCGTGCAACTCGTTTCAGAAAAGGTTCCTCTGACTGGCACTATTGCTTCTGTCGCGCCTGGGGTGTCGCGCTGGACCGTGGCAGATATCCCTCCATGCCTACCACCTCTGCCACCGATAAGCCCAGAACTTGAGGAGCAAGTTTTCAGGCATCCTGGGCTAGGATGGCCTAACTATGAGAGGTTGGAGTGGTATGGTGATGCAGCCCTCGAAATGATATCCACAGAGCTTGTCTTTGAAACTTTTGACAGCCTACCCACTGGACGAAGTAGTCAACTTCGTGAACAACTGGTCCGCAACCTCACGCTCTCAGATTATTATCGACAATACGGCATGCAGTATAAAACAAAGATTCCCACGGATATGGGCTCAATGGTGGATTTGATTAGTCGAAGCGGGAGAGACAAGGAGACGATCAAGATCCAAGGCGACGTTTTCGAAGCGTACGTTGGAGCAGTCGTCAAATCAGATCCCCACGGCGCCGCGAATGCCGTCGCTTGGCTCAAAGCACTCTGGGCTGGGACAATCAAGGATCAAATCAGGCAAGCAGAGCAGCATCGCAAAAACGTATTGAAAGGCCAGCGATTTCTAGCTCGATCCTCCGCCACTACAGCACCCACGGAGCAGACAGTCACTACACAAGCTAAACCAACCGTGGGGCCCAAGGCGCCATCGTCGAACAAAGAACGCCTTGCTCGATCAATCGTCGTCAGGGGCATCAAACTTCGTTACGAAGACATGCCTTGCAACAAGAAGGATAAGAACCTCAATCTCCCCTTGTTTACTATTGGCGTCTATCTAGATGGGTGGGGAGAGGCCGGGAAGCTGCTAGGTTTTGGGACGGCTCTcgggaagaaagaagctggCGAGAAGGCAGCGAAGTCTGTCTTGGAGAATAAGAAGCAATTGAAGGTCTATGAAGCTAAGAAAGAGGCTTGGATAAAGGAAGCACGGGAAAAGGAGTCAGCTACTCAGGCATAA